The Larus michahellis chromosome 23, bLarMic1.1, whole genome shotgun sequence genome segment AGCCGCCTCGGCAGCAATTGGCGCGGGGCAGCCATGCTTGGTCCCGGCCCTGCCTGGCCCGTGGTCGTCCATCACTCCATCGACCGGCTGTTGAGGCTGTTGCACTGATCGTCGCATGATGCCCCAGGTCAAGTGGAAAATGCGATGAGCCGGAGGCCGCTCTCGCCGTGACGCACGTCTGCTGCCTCCAACCCTGCAAGCAGCCGTGCAGAGCGCGCTGGCGGCGGAAgagccctgtcccctcccaggcagGGGGCCACCGGCTGCCACGGGCAGCGGGACGTGGCAGGACATGGTGGGACGTGGCGGGGCAGCACCTGCCGAGCGCTCGCTGGGGGTCTTACAGGTGGCAGCAGTGATCTGCCACGGAGCATCGTGTCGGCCCCGGCTGAGCCGGGCGCCATCCCGCCGCGGCGAGTGTGGCCAGCTGGGCAGGCTGTCGGCAACCTGGCAGTCGGCCGCGGCTCCGCGGGGCTCGCCGGGTCTGAGGCGTCGGAGGTGCCAAGGGCTGGGAACGGCTCCTCGCGTTGTGCTTTTGTCTCGGCCTCCCCGTCTGCTGtagcgggcaggggctggggggtttGGCAGCAGCTCCGGCCAAGGGGGGGTCGCGGTGCTGCTGGGCGTCCCAGCCGCGGTGccgggttttggggaggggaaggcaccGCTCCCCAGCCGCACGGGAGCCGGCTCCGAGCGGGTCGTGCCAGCAGGAGCTTTGCCGGGTCGCCCCGTGCCCCCGTCCCGAGccccccctcaccctccctcctcTTGTCCCCGCAGTGGTGCACGCGGTGAGCGCCGAGGACGGGGCCCTGCAGAACGGCGCCCACCCCCTCAGCTCCTCCGAGGTCGACGAGCTGCTGCACAAGGCGGACGAGGCCACCCTGAGCGAAGCCGCTCCGGCCAAGGCGGGCGAGGAGGCCGGCAGCGCCCCGGCCAGCCAGAAGGCGACGCCGCGGCGGGAGATCGTGGGGCTGCAAGCCaagccgcgggaaagcccgccgGCCGGCGAGGGGATGGAGCCGAGCCGGGAGCAGCCCGTCACCATGATCTTCATGGGCTACCAGAACGTGGAGGATGAGGACGAGACCAAGaaggtgctggggctggagggcacCATCAAGGCCGAGCTGGTGGTGATCGAGGATGCCGAGAGCAAGCCGGAGCCGGCACGCAAGGACCACGCGCCGCCCAATGGCACCGCGCTGGAGCCCACGGCCACCCAGCCGCCGGGTGAGGAGAAGCCGGGTGCCAACGCCACGGACGCCAAGGAGGCCGAGCAGGAGACGGACGTGAAGAAGCAGCGCTGCAAGTGCTGCACGGTGATGTgagccccgcgccgccgctggagcaggcagcccccgccgagccccctccgccccggcccccgccagccAGGCACGCCACCCCGGCACGCCGGGCTCCCGCCCCCCACCGGACACGGACCCTCTTTCTGCAGCGCCGGGGACATCCAACACGGCGCCTGCCAACCCGCCGCAGGCAGCACCGACCCGCGGCCCTGCtcgccccgtccccccgccccgcgccgcacCCCACCAGCGCTGCCCAGGATATTTAttagggacacccccccccggccccacagcccacgcCGGCGCCCTCCCAATGCCGGAGCCGTTCCCTCCTCTCACCGGCAACTTCCCACCCGCCGTCGGAAGACGGAGCCCACCGGGCTGGGGGATCGGAGGACGCCGCCGTGTCCATAGATGACTCCCAGGGAGCCGGCGGCCAGCGGGACCCGCGCTTGGCCCAGCCCACGGCGGGCACGgagccagccccacgccagcccctcTCTCGGCGCCTCCATCACCCGCTTCTCCTGCGGGGAACAGCCCTGGGGTGTCCCTCCCCGGGAGGggagcacagggatggggatggggtgggagctCCCGTGCGGCCCCTCAGCAGCGGGAGGGTGTCCCAGCACCGcgtccccctcctgcctctgctgcccgGTGGCGGCGGCTTTGCAGAGCCGCTTTCTGGGGCTGGGGGCCACAGCATCAGCTCCCCCAGGCGAGCGGGGCAGCCCAGTTCAGCCCAGGCACCAGGACTGGGAGCTGCCGGGTGTCCGGTGTTCCATGGTGGGTGTCCCCGAGGTGCTGTGTCCGTGCTGGGACGGCGAGCAGCTTtccccgcaccccccaccccgtgccccagCCCTTCAGCGGGGATTTCACCACCAGCACCAGCGTTTCCTCCCCACTGAGACCCGctggggtgggcggggggggcccacggtggcacccatgggtgctgagcCCTGCCCAAACCCTGGGTGCTCCTGCCGCAGCAGCTGACACATCTCGCTGGCGTTGGGCACGTGGCTCCCGCTGAGCCCACCTCGGCGGGCTGGGGGCAcggtgctgccctgccctggcacaggggCTGCCTCCGGGGGGGTTCCCATGTCCCACCAGCGCTGTCCCAAACACTCTGGGGCTCAGAGCCCCGTgtgccagccctgggctggggttGCT includes the following:
- the PALM gene encoding paralemmin-1 isoform X4 yields the protein MEVVEASTLQQERLQAIAEKRKRQTEIENKRRQLEDDRRQLQHLKSKALRERWLLEGAPTSASEEDEAMKKQMQEDEVKTKELEETIQRLEKELETLENGSSAASTKENLAEVAAPAKEEKAEAVPNTQKSPLGTVKAEKKVSSSPMKAVEGTDMMKAVVHAVSAEDGALQNGAHPLSSSEVDELLHKADEATLSEAAPAKAGEEAGSAPASQKATPRREIVGLQAKPRESPPAGEGMEPSREQPVTMIFMGYQNVEDEDETKKVLGLEGTIKAELVVIEDAESKPEPARKDHAPPNGTALEPTATQPPGEEKPGANATDAKEAEQETDVKKQRCKCCTVM
- the PALM gene encoding paralemmin-1 isoform X3 codes for the protein MEVVEASTLQQERLQAIAEKRKRQTEIENKRRQLEDDRRQLQHLKSKALRERWLLEGAPTSASEEDEAMKKQMQEDEVKTKELEETIQRLEKELETLENGSSAASTKENLAEVAAPAKEEKAEAVPNTQKSPLGTVKGGCLSSPSPAEKKVSSSPMKAVEGTDMMKAVVHAVSAEDGALQNGAHPLSSSEVDELLHKADEATLSEAAPAKAGEEAGSAPASQKATPRREIVGLQAKPRESPPAGEGMEPSREQPVTMIFMGYQNVEDEDETKKVLGLEGTIKAELVVIEDAESKPEPARKDHAPPNGTALEPTATQPPGEEKPGANATDAKEAEQETDVKKQRCKCCTVM